The proteins below come from a single Malus sylvestris chromosome 3, drMalSylv7.2, whole genome shotgun sequence genomic window:
- the LOC126616224 gene encoding uncharacterized protein LOC126616224 — protein sequence MGNSLRCCLACVLPCGALDLIRIVHLNGYVEEISHPVTAGEILEANPNHVLSKPSSQGVVRKILILSPESELKRGSIYFLIPSSSVPEKRKKSKSNGIKKPSKKSSKSQSDSTDRYLTEIVTEKKFTSRRDRRAGRVAVWRPNLESITED from the coding sequence ATGGGCAACAGTCTAAGGTGCTGTTTGGCTTGCGTACTACCGTGTGGAGCCCTAGACTTGATACGGATCGTCCATTTGAATGGCTACGTAGAAGAAATCTCACATCCAGTCACTGCTGGTGAGATCTTGGAAGCAAACCCTAATCACGTTCTCAGCAAACCCAGCTCCCAAGGCGTCGTACGCAAAATTTTGATCCTCTCGCCGGAGTCGGAGCTCAAGCGTGGCAGCATCTATTTCTTGATTCCGTCTTCTTCTGTGCCggagaagaggaaaaagagTAAGAGCAACGGCATTAAGAAACCCTCAAAAAAGAGCAGCAAGAGCCAAAGCGATAGTACTGACCGTTACTTGACGGAGATTGTGACGGAAAAGAAGTTTACCTCTCGCCGGGATCGGAGGGCTGGCCGTGTCGCAGTATGGCGGCCTAATCTCGAAAGCATCACCGAagactaa